One Thermithiobacillus tepidarius DSM 3134 genomic window carries:
- the tmk gene encoding dTMP kinase, translated as MSRGGRGCFITLEGIEGAGKSTQQTYLADYLRARGREVVVTREPGGTALGERVRAIFLDPALPDTGADSELLLIYAARAQHLHELILPSLARGAVVLCDRFEDSTYAYQGGGRGVPAARIEVLSNWLLQGLQPDLTLWLDVEPELGLARACRRSTQDRLEQETVAFFTRARAVFAARAAASPARIVRIDADADREQVSRQLLAAVQERLRL; from the coding sequence ATGAGCCGCGGCGGGCGGGGTTGCTTCATCACTCTCGAAGGCATAGAGGGCGCGGGCAAGAGCACGCAGCAGACCTATCTGGCCGATTACCTGCGCGCGCGCGGTCGGGAGGTGGTGGTGACCCGCGAGCCCGGCGGTACCGCCCTGGGCGAACGGGTGCGTGCCATCTTCCTGGATCCGGCCCTGCCGGACACCGGGGCCGACAGCGAGCTGCTGCTCATCTACGCCGCCCGCGCCCAGCACCTGCATGAGCTGATCCTGCCCAGTCTCGCCCGCGGCGCGGTGGTGCTCTGCGATCGCTTCGAGGACTCCACCTATGCTTACCAGGGCGGCGGCCGCGGGGTGCCCGCGGCGCGCATCGAGGTGCTGTCGAACTGGCTGCTGCAGGGTCTGCAGCCGGACCTGACTCTGTGGCTGGACGTGGAGCCCGAGCTGGGTCTGGCACGGGCATGCAGGCGCTCGACACAGGACCGCCTGGAGCAGGAGACCGTGGCGTTCTTCACGCGGGCCCGCGCCGTATTCGCCGCGCGGGCGGCGGCTTCGCCGGCGCGCATCGTGCGCATCGATGCCGACGCGGACCGGGAGCAGGTGAGCCGGCAGCTGCTCGCCGCCGTCCAGGAGCGCCTGCGGCTGTGA
- the fabD gene encoding ACP S-malonyltransferase → MLGSTAFVFPGQGSQSVGMLAALAQAFPSVQETFAEASDILSVDLWQLAQEGPAELLNQTVNTQPAMLAAGVAIYRVWIEESGAAPDFMAGHSLGEYTALVCAESLAFRDAVALVADRARFMQEAVPEGTGGMVAVLGMQDEDVINLCQQQAQGEVLEPANFNSPGQLVVSGHLSAVQRLAQAATEAGAKKVVVLPVSIPSHCSLMRPAAERLAARLEQIEIQTPKMPVVNNVDVKTPTQSEQIKDALVRQLYSPVRWTDTVRFLARQGMSAVVEMGPGRVLTGLSKRIDRTLVAMSIDDPASLDAAMDKV, encoded by the coding sequence TTGCTTGGTTCAACCGCTTTTGTCTTTCCGGGCCAGGGCTCCCAGTCGGTCGGCATGCTGGCCGCCCTGGCCCAAGCCTTTCCTTCCGTGCAGGAGACCTTCGCCGAGGCGTCGGACATCCTGTCCGTGGATCTCTGGCAGCTGGCCCAGGAAGGTCCCGCCGAGCTCCTGAACCAGACCGTCAATACCCAGCCTGCCATGCTGGCGGCCGGCGTGGCCATTTACCGGGTCTGGATCGAGGAAAGCGGCGCCGCGCCGGATTTCATGGCGGGCCATTCCCTGGGCGAATACACGGCGCTCGTCTGTGCCGAGAGCCTGGCGTTCCGCGATGCCGTCGCCCTGGTGGCGGATCGTGCCCGCTTCATGCAGGAGGCCGTGCCCGAGGGTACCGGCGGCATGGTCGCCGTGCTCGGCATGCAGGATGAGGATGTCATCAATCTGTGCCAGCAGCAGGCCCAGGGCGAGGTGCTGGAACCGGCCAACTTCAACTCCCCCGGCCAGCTGGTCGTGTCGGGCCATCTCAGTGCCGTGCAGCGCCTGGCCCAGGCGGCCACGGAGGCGGGCGCCAAGAAGGTGGTAGTCCTGCCCGTCAGCATACCGAGCCATTGCTCGCTGATGCGGCCGGCGGCGGAGCGTTTGGCTGCCCGCCTGGAGCAGATCGAGATTCAGACTCCCAAGATGCCCGTGGTCAACAACGTCGACGTCAAGACGCCGACCCAGTCCGAGCAGATCAAGGATGCGCTGGTGCGCCAGCTCTACTCCCCGGTGCGCTGGACCGACACCGTCCGCTTCCTGGCCCGCCAGGGCATGTCGGCCGTGGTGGAAATGGGGCCCGGGCGCGTCTTGACCGGCCTGAGCAAGCGCATCGACCGCACCCTGGTGGCCATGTCCATCGACGACCCGGCCTCTTTGGATGCGGCCATGGACAAGGTCTGA
- the holB gene encoding DNA polymerase III subunit delta', with product MSGSPKQDLRRHPGLARAVAHVEQALSQSRLAQALLLGGGQGLGKGVFARALVAHLLCEQTSADTLDACGQCRSCHLLAVDSHPDFLHLVPEGEGKQIPVQAVREASAFLQLTPQIASRRVLLVEPAEAMHHHAANAFLKTLEEPGMHAQILLLSHEPNRLLPTIRSRCQQLAFVPAETAALERWLQEAAGVPPADAAALARFCFGRPQKALTWWRQGTLEQRRAWLQRFLALPGEEAAASLKTAAEWAKQGEAAELLPVLHTVFADLLRLRLLRDAPIINSDCRAALEALARRVQVPALLELEGAWRQAYLAEAQNLNLTLVLEDLLLRWQDRRLWARPG from the coding sequence GTGAGCGGCAGCCCGAAGCAGGACCTGCGCCGCCATCCGGGCCTGGCTCGGGCCGTGGCGCACGTGGAGCAGGCGCTGTCCCAATCGCGCCTGGCCCAGGCGCTCCTGCTCGGCGGCGGCCAGGGACTGGGCAAAGGGGTCTTTGCCCGCGCACTCGTCGCTCATCTGCTCTGCGAACAGACATCGGCAGACACGCTGGACGCCTGCGGACAGTGCCGCTCCTGCCATCTGCTGGCTGTCGACAGCCACCCCGATTTCCTCCATCTCGTGCCCGAGGGCGAAGGCAAGCAGATCCCGGTGCAGGCGGTGCGCGAGGCCAGCGCCTTCCTGCAGCTGACGCCGCAGATCGCCAGCCGGCGCGTGCTGCTCGTGGAGCCGGCCGAAGCCATGCATCACCACGCCGCCAATGCCTTCCTGAAGACCCTGGAGGAGCCGGGCATGCATGCCCAGATCCTCCTGCTCAGCCACGAGCCCAACCGGCTGCTGCCCACCATCCGCAGCCGCTGCCAGCAGCTCGCCTTCGTGCCGGCGGAGACTGCCGCGCTGGAGCGCTGGCTGCAGGAGGCGGCCGGCGTCCCGCCCGCCGACGCGGCGGCGCTGGCGCGCTTCTGCTTCGGCCGCCCGCAAAAGGCGCTGACCTGGTGGCGGCAGGGCACCCTGGAGCAGCGCCGTGCCTGGCTGCAGCGTTTTCTGGCGCTCCCGGGCGAAGAGGCGGCCGCGAGCCTGAAGACGGCGGCCGAGTGGGCCAAGCAGGGGGAGGCGGCGGAGCTGCTGCCGGTGCTGCATACGGTCTTCGCCGATCTGCTGCGTTTGCGGCTGCTGCGGGATGCGCCTATTATTAACAGCGATTGCCGGGCGGCGCTGGAGGCGCTGGCGAGGCGCGTGCAGGTGCCTGCCCTGCTGGAGCTGGAAGGTGCGTGGCGCCAGGCCTACCTGGCCGAAGCGCAGAACCTGAATCTGACGCTGGTGCTGGAGGATCTGCTCCTGCGCTGGCAGGACCGGCGACTGTGGGCGCGGCCGGGCTGA
- the mltG gene encoding endolytic transglycosylase MltG, translating to MPRKSAFRHFLNSVRLMLLAALLVVVAGLITLGMQYRDFLRTPVAMPADGVVVTIPSGMPAQRVARELARAGVIKDWRLFYLHLRLSGKTRQIKTGDYLFVRQLTPAEVLQKLVRGEVLPRQFTILPGWRVRDVIQALQGYGHMLDLSGLPPPNQAQDLLARMQASNEFAEGWLYPDTYRFERGTNALALLGRAYAKMRQVLDEEWSGRAPDLPLASPYEALILASIIEKETGRADERPLVAAVFINRLRLGMRLQTDPTVIYGMGEAYKGNIRTQDLRQPTPYNTYTITGLPPTPIALPSRASIHAALHPADSDALFFVANGQGGHVFTSTYAEHEAAVQRYLLGRKP from the coding sequence TTGCCTAGAAAGTCCGCCTTTCGCCATTTCCTGAACAGCGTGCGGCTCATGCTGCTGGCTGCGCTGCTCGTCGTCGTGGCCGGACTGATCACCTTGGGGATGCAGTACCGCGATTTCCTGCGCACGCCGGTGGCCATGCCCGCCGACGGCGTGGTGGTCACCATCCCGAGCGGCATGCCGGCCCAGCGGGTGGCGAGGGAACTGGCCCGGGCCGGGGTGATCAAGGACTGGCGCCTTTTCTACCTGCATTTGCGTCTGAGCGGCAAGACCCGCCAGATCAAGACCGGCGATTATCTCTTCGTCCGCCAGCTGACGCCCGCCGAGGTGCTGCAAAAGCTGGTGCGCGGCGAGGTGCTGCCCCGCCAGTTCACCATCCTGCCCGGTTGGCGGGTGCGCGACGTGATCCAGGCGCTGCAAGGCTATGGCCACATGCTGGACCTGAGCGGCCTGCCGCCGCCGAACCAGGCCCAGGACCTGTTGGCGCGCATGCAGGCGTCCAATGAATTCGCCGAGGGCTGGCTGTATCCGGATACCTACCGCTTCGAGCGCGGAACCAATGCCCTGGCCCTGCTGGGACGGGCCTATGCCAAGATGCGACAGGTGCTGGACGAGGAGTGGAGCGGGCGGGCGCCCGATCTGCCCCTGGCTTCCCCTTATGAGGCGCTGATCCTCGCCTCCATCATCGAGAAGGAAACCGGACGCGCGGATGAGAGGCCGCTGGTGGCCGCGGTCTTCATCAACCGGCTGCGCCTGGGCATGCGCCTGCAGACCGATCCCACGGTGATCTACGGCATGGGCGAGGCATACAAGGGCAACATCCGCACCCAGGATCTGCGTCAGCCCACGCCGTACAACACCTATACCATCACCGGACTGCCGCCGACGCCCATCGCCCTGCCCAGCCGGGCTTCCATTCACGCCGCCCTGCATCCGGCGGACAGCGACGCCTTGTTTTTCGTGGCCAACGGGCAGGGCGGCCACGTCTTTACCAGCACCTACGCCGAACACGAGGCGGCGGTGCAGCGCTATCTGCTTGGGCGCAAGCCATGA
- a CDS encoding aminodeoxychorismate synthase component I, producing the protein MRPLSHTRIDLASLHGRHPQRYPACLESVAHNARTGRYSILFAFPEAALWLDRQGRSWRGDALLPDTARFLDELDRQLLAPAPAEPCPLPFCGGHFVYLGYEFLQQIEDIRIPPADGALPVAFALPVRGAIVLDHVAGQGHLVASGPDAAALLEQMAADLAALERMPGYAPVRLLELQEDPEAWFLDGVQRIQEYIRAGDVFQVNLSRAWQARVAGERAPLALYQQLRLHNPAPFAGFFQWRDSYVLSSSPERLLQRDGGLLQSRPIAGTRPRHPHQDAATTRELLAHPKERAEHIMLIDLIRNDLGRVCRPGSIAVDELMVIESYRHVHHIVSNVCGAPRAEATPGQMLAALFPGGTITGCPKVRCMEIIGELERVGRGPYTGSMGYVSVDGKMDFNILIRSMQYHQDTLRLRAGAGIVADSVPARELEETRAKAAGLLRALGAGHDRSA; encoded by the coding sequence ATGCGGCCGCTCTCCCACACGCGCATCGACCTGGCGTCCCTGCATGGCCGCCATCCGCAGCGCTATCCCGCCTGTCTGGAAAGCGTCGCCCACAACGCGCGCACCGGCCGCTACAGCATTCTCTTCGCTTTCCCGGAAGCGGCCCTCTGGCTGGATCGGCAGGGGCGCAGCTGGCGCGGCGATGCGCTGCTGCCGGACACGGCCCGCTTCCTGGACGAGCTGGACCGCCAACTGCTCGCCCCGGCGCCAGCCGAGCCCTGTCCGCTGCCTTTCTGCGGCGGTCACTTCGTCTATCTCGGCTACGAATTCCTGCAGCAGATCGAAGACATCCGCATTCCGCCGGCGGACGGCGCACTGCCGGTCGCCTTCGCCCTGCCGGTGCGCGGCGCCATCGTGCTCGATCACGTGGCCGGGCAGGGCCATTTGGTGGCCAGCGGCCCGGACGCCGCCGCGCTGCTCGAGCAGATGGCCGCGGACCTAGCGGCGCTGGAGCGGATGCCTGGCTACGCGCCCGTCCGCCTGCTCGAACTCCAGGAGGACCCGGAGGCCTGGTTTTTGGACGGTGTGCAGCGCATCCAGGAGTACATCCGCGCCGGCGACGTCTTTCAGGTGAACCTGTCGCGCGCCTGGCAGGCGCGGGTGGCGGGCGAGCGCGCGCCGCTGGCATTGTACCAGCAGCTGCGCCTGCACAATCCGGCGCCTTTTGCCGGCTTCTTTCAGTGGCGGGACAGTTACGTGCTCAGTTCCTCACCCGAGCGGCTGCTGCAGCGCGACGGCGGGCTGCTGCAGAGTCGGCCCATCGCCGGCACCCGCCCGCGGCATCCGCATCAGGATGCGGCCACGACGCGGGAGCTGCTGGCGCATCCCAAGGAACGGGCCGAGCACATCATGCTCATCGATCTGATCCGCAACGACCTGGGCCGGGTATGCCGCCCGGGCAGCATCGCCGTGGATGAGCTCATGGTCATCGAAAGCTACCGTCACGTCCATCACATCGTTTCCAACGTGTGCGGCGCGCCGCGCGCCGAGGCGACGCCCGGACAGATGCTGGCGGCCCTCTTTCCCGGCGGCACCATCACCGGCTGCCCCAAGGTGCGCTGCATGGAGATCATCGGCGAGTTGGAGCGGGTGGGACGCGGTCCTTATACCGGCAGCATGGGCTACGTCAGCGTCGACGGCAAAATGGATTTCAACATCCTGATTCGCAGCATGCAGTATCATCAGGACACCCTGCGCTTGCGCGCCGGGGCCGGCATCGTGGCGGATTCGGTGCCGGCGCGCGAGCTGGAGGAGACGCGTGCCAAGGCAGCGGGTCTGCTGCGCGCACTGGGTGCTGGGCATGACCGTTCTGCTTGA
- the fabF gene encoding beta-ketoacyl-ACP synthase II yields MKRRVVVTGLGLVTPVGVGVPQTWSNLVEGVSGIGRVTRFDPSAYASQIAGEVKDFDITRYISAKDARKMDLFIHYGLAAAVEAIEDAGLKVTPEIAERVGVSIGSGIGGLPGIEGGYEDYLRGGPRKISPFFIPSCIVNMVSGHVSIMYGAKGPNLAMATACSTGAHSIGDAARLIEYGDADVMIAGGAEAAISALGLGGFSAARALSTRNDEPARASRPWDKDRDGFVLGEGAGIVVLEEREFALARGARIYAELAGFGMSGDAYHMTQPAPSGEGAARCMRAALRNAGIRPEEVDYINAHGTSTPLGDVQETEAMKAVFGEHAYKLAVSSTKSMIGHLLGAAGGVEAVFTVLSLHHGVIPPTINLDSPDEGCDLDYVPNVARQRSLRVALSNSFGFGGTNGTLVFRKD; encoded by the coding sequence TTGAAGCGGCGCGTCGTTGTCACGGGTCTGGGACTGGTTACGCCGGTGGGCGTGGGGGTCCCGCAGACCTGGAGCAATCTGGTCGAGGGCGTCAGCGGCATTGGCCGCGTCACCCGTTTTGATCCCAGTGCCTACGCCTCCCAGATCGCCGGCGAGGTGAAGGATTTCGATATCACCCGGTACATCAGCGCCAAGGACGCCCGCAAAATGGATCTTTTCATCCATTACGGGCTGGCGGCCGCCGTGGAGGCCATCGAGGACGCCGGGCTGAAGGTCACGCCCGAGATCGCCGAGCGGGTCGGGGTGTCCATCGGTTCGGGCATCGGCGGCCTGCCAGGCATCGAGGGCGGCTACGAGGATTACCTGCGCGGCGGCCCCCGCAAGATTTCCCCCTTCTTCATTCCGAGCTGCATCGTCAACATGGTCAGCGGCCATGTGTCGATCATGTACGGCGCCAAGGGCCCCAATCTGGCCATGGCGACGGCGTGCAGCACCGGTGCCCATTCCATCGGCGATGCGGCGCGGCTCATCGAATACGGCGACGCCGACGTGATGATCGCCGGCGGTGCCGAAGCTGCCATCAGCGCCCTGGGTCTGGGCGGCTTTTCCGCGGCCCGGGCCCTGTCCACCCGCAATGACGAGCCGGCCCGCGCCAGCCGTCCATGGGACAAGGACCGCGATGGTTTCGTGCTCGGCGAGGGGGCCGGCATCGTGGTGCTCGAGGAACGGGAGTTCGCGCTGGCGCGCGGCGCGCGCATTTATGCGGAGCTGGCCGGCTTCGGCATGAGTGGCGATGCTTACCACATGACCCAGCCCGCGCCGAGCGGCGAGGGCGCCGCCCGTTGCATGCGCGCCGCCCTGCGCAATGCCGGCATCCGGCCGGAAGAGGTCGATTACATCAACGCCCACGGCACCTCCACGCCCTTGGGCGACGTCCAGGAGACCGAGGCGATGAAGGCCGTGTTCGGGGAGCATGCCTACAAGCTGGCGGTCAGCTCCACCAAGTCCATGATTGGCCACCTGCTGGGCGCGGCCGGCGGCGTGGAGGCCGTGTTCACGGTCCTGTCGCTGCATCATGGGGTCATTCCGCCCACCATCAACCTGGACAGCCCGGACGAGGGCTGTGATCTGGACTACGTGCCCAACGTCGCCCGCCAGCGCTCCCTGCGCGTCGCCCTCAGCAACTCCTTCGGCTTCGGCGGCACCAACGGCACGCTGGTCTTCCGCAAAGACTAG
- the pabC gene encoding aminodeoxychorismate lyase, which translates to MTVLLDGVRLEEAAARVSLFDRGFQYGDGLFETLAVVAGRPLFWEAHFARLQRSARLLGLPMAAEALWRQEAEAAIDPAVPRQVLKLMLSRGVGSRGYGPSGQETATRVVYTSPWPGYLESHWRRGIVARHCRTPLLGGAAFATLKTLNRLNQVLARQELTGSGADEGLMTDTGGHLREGTFTNLFWVRAGQVETPRLDFAGIPGIMRGEIIAWLRQRGQRVVEVDATAAVLDEASECFVSNSLIGIWPVRAVGDKAWPDAPGPVSRHLLAWLETLSLA; encoded by the coding sequence ATGACCGTTCTGCTTGACGGCGTGCGGCTGGAGGAGGCCGCGGCACGGGTCTCCCTCTTCGACCGCGGCTTCCAGTACGGGGACGGGCTCTTCGAGACCCTTGCCGTGGTCGCCGGCCGCCCCTTGTTCTGGGAGGCCCATTTCGCGCGCCTGCAACGCTCCGCCCGGCTGCTCGGCTTGCCCATGGCGGCGGAGGCCCTGTGGCGGCAAGAGGCGGAGGCGGCCATCGATCCCGCCGTGCCGCGCCAGGTGCTCAAGCTGATGCTGAGCCGCGGCGTGGGCAGCCGCGGCTATGGACCGAGCGGCCAGGAAACGGCGACCCGGGTCGTTTACACCAGTCCCTGGCCCGGCTATCTGGAGAGTCATTGGCGCCGCGGCATCGTCGCGCGCCACTGCCGCACGCCGCTCCTGGGCGGGGCGGCCTTCGCCACGCTGAAGACCCTGAACCGCCTCAACCAGGTGCTTGCGCGCCAGGAGCTGACGGGCAGCGGGGCCGATGAAGGCCTGATGACGGACACCGGCGGCCATCTGCGCGAGGGCACCTTCACCAATCTCTTTTGGGTGCGGGCCGGGCAGGTGGAAACACCGCGCTTGGATTTCGCCGGGATTCCCGGCATTATGCGGGGCGAGATCATTGCCTGGCTGCGGCAGCGCGGCCAGCGAGTCGTGGAGGTGGATGCCACCGCCGCCGTCCTCGACGAAGCCTCGGAGTGTTTCGTATCCAACAGCCTGATCGGCATCTGGCCGGTGCGGGCCGTGGGAGACAAGGCTTGGCCCGATGCGCCGGGCCCGGTGAGCCGCCATCTGCTTGCTTGGTTGGAGACGCTGTCACTTGCCTAG
- the plsX gene encoding phosphate acyltransferase PlsX produces the protein MKIAIDAMGGDYGPPVVVPAALSVLAEDPDVEILLVGQEEPIGRELSRCQAASHPRLQVCHAPEVVAMDEAPSQALRNKRHSSMRVGIDLVKSGTAQAVVSAGNTGALMAIGKVVLRTIPGIARPAIATTIPTRRGKTLMLDLGANVDCDAAHLFQFAIMGEVMSRLVLHVERPSIGLLNIGEEEIKGNEVVKGAGQLLRNSSLNYYGNVEGSDIYRGTTDVVVCDGFVGNVALKVSEGLAQMISAELKEAYAASWYGRLAALLSLPVLRRFRDRLDHRRYNGATLIGLNGIVIKSHGNADAFAFAQAIRVAASEVKHQLIANIAEEVQTLLSEQQESTA, from the coding sequence ATGAAGATTGCCATTGATGCCATGGGGGGGGACTACGGCCCCCCCGTCGTCGTGCCCGCGGCGCTGAGCGTCTTGGCCGAAGATCCCGACGTAGAGATCCTGCTGGTCGGTCAGGAAGAGCCGATCGGCAGGGAGTTGTCCCGCTGTCAGGCAGCATCCCATCCCCGCCTGCAGGTTTGCCATGCCCCCGAAGTGGTCGCCATGGACGAGGCGCCTTCCCAGGCGTTGCGCAACAAGCGCCACTCCTCCATGCGCGTGGGCATCGACCTGGTCAAGAGCGGCACGGCCCAGGCCGTGGTCAGCGCCGGCAACACGGGCGCGCTCATGGCCATCGGCAAGGTGGTGCTGCGCACCATTCCCGGCATCGCCCGGCCGGCCATCGCCACCACCATCCCGACCCGACGCGGCAAGACGCTGATGCTGGATCTGGGCGCCAACGTGGACTGCGATGCCGCGCATCTCTTCCAGTTCGCCATCATGGGCGAGGTGATGAGCCGCTTGGTCCTGCACGTGGAGCGGCCGAGCATCGGCCTGCTCAATATCGGCGAGGAGGAGATCAAGGGCAACGAGGTGGTGAAGGGGGCCGGCCAGCTGTTGCGCAACAGCAGCCTCAACTACTATGGCAACGTGGAAGGCTCGGACATTTACCGGGGCACCACCGACGTGGTGGTCTGCGACGGCTTCGTCGGCAACGTGGCCCTCAAGGTGTCCGAAGGCCTGGCGCAGATGATCAGCGCCGAGCTGAAGGAGGCCTATGCCGCCTCCTGGTACGGCCGGCTCGCCGCCCTGCTCAGCCTGCCGGTGCTGCGCCGCTTCCGCGACCGCCTGGACCACCGCCGCTACAATGGCGCCACCCTGATCGGCCTCAACGGCATCGTCATCAAAAGCCACGGCAATGCCGATGCCTTTGCTTTCGCCCAGGCCATCCGCGTGGCGGCGTCCGAGGTCAAGCACCAGTTGATCGCCAACATCGCCGAAGAAGTGCAGACCCTCCTTTCCGAGCAACAAGAAAGCACGGCATGA
- the fabG gene encoding 3-oxoacyl-ACP reductase FabG, with translation MSNVFSLEGQVALVTGASRGIGRAIALRLGQLGARVAATATSAAGVEQIQAAFKDAGIDGQGLVLDVTQPDAIAAALQQVAGAYGSPAILVNNAGITRDQLLMRMSEEEWDAVLQTNLNAVFRMSKAVLRDMMKARYGRIITITSVVGAMGNAGQCNYAASKAGAAGFSRALAREVGSRNITVNCVAPGFIDTDMTRALSETQRAALLGQIPLGRLGDVDDVANAVAFLASPAAAYITGETLHVNGGMYMG, from the coding sequence ATGAGCAATGTTTTCAGTCTGGAAGGCCAAGTCGCGCTGGTTACCGGCGCCAGCCGCGGCATCGGCCGCGCCATCGCGCTGCGCCTCGGGCAATTGGGCGCGCGGGTGGCGGCCACCGCCACTTCCGCCGCCGGCGTCGAGCAGATCCAGGCGGCCTTCAAGGACGCCGGCATCGACGGCCAGGGTCTGGTCCTGGACGTGACCCAGCCCGATGCCATCGCCGCGGCGCTGCAGCAGGTCGCCGGCGCCTACGGCAGCCCGGCCATCCTGGTCAACAACGCCGGCATCACCCGCGACCAGCTCCTGATGCGCATGAGCGAGGAGGAGTGGGACGCGGTCCTGCAGACCAACCTCAACGCCGTGTTCCGCATGAGCAAGGCGGTGCTGCGCGACATGATGAAGGCGCGCTACGGCCGCATCATTACCATCACCTCGGTGGTCGGCGCCATGGGCAATGCGGGCCAGTGCAACTATGCCGCCTCCAAGGCCGGGGCCGCCGGCTTCAGCCGAGCCCTGGCCCGCGAGGTGGGCAGCCGCAACATCACCGTCAACTGCGTGGCGCCGGGCTTCATCGACACGGACATGACCCGGGCGCTGAGCGAGACCCAGCGCGCTGCGCTGCTGGGGCAGATCCCGCTGGGACGCCTGGGCGACGTGGACGACGTGGCCAATGCGGTCGCTTTCCTGGCATCGCCGGCCGCCGCCTACATCACCGGCGAGACCCTGCACGTGAACGGCGGCATGTACATGGGCTGA
- the acpP gene encoding acyl carrier protein, with product MSSIEERVKKVVVEQLGVNEDEVTNEASFVDDLGADSLDTVELVMALEEEFDCEIPDEEAEKITTVQQAIDYIQANLPK from the coding sequence ATGAGCAGCATCGAAGAACGCGTGAAGAAGGTTGTTGTGGAACAGTTGGGCGTCAACGAGGACGAAGTGACCAACGAGGCCTCTTTCGTGGATGATCTGGGCGCCGACTCCCTGGATACCGTGGAGTTGGTGATGGCTCTGGAAGAGGAATTCGACTGCGAAATTCCCGACGAAGAGGCGGAGAAGATCACCACTGTCCAGCAGGCTATCGACTACATCCAGGCGAACCTGCCCAAGTAA
- a CDS encoding beta-ketoacyl-ACP synthase III, with protein sequence MTPDQKTYSRIIGTGGYLPERILSNADLERMVDTSDEWILTRTGIRERRIAADYESTCDLAERAAREALARAGVAPETLDLIIVATTTPDLVFPSTACLLQARLGNRSAPAFDIQAVCTGFVYALDVADKYLRTGAAKRALVVGAETMSRILDWSDRGTCVLFGDGAGAVVLEAGEEPGILSTHIHADGTYSDLLMVPAGVSRNTEQWQSGGACLTMQGNSVFRMAVKTLGEIVDETLAANAMRREDVDWLVPHQANIRIIQATADKLGMPMERVVVTVDRHGNTSGASIPLALHEAVKDGRIQVGETVLMEAFGGGFTWGSVLLKWS encoded by the coding sequence ATGACCCCAGACCAGAAAACATACAGCCGCATCATCGGCACCGGCGGCTATCTGCCCGAGCGGATCCTGAGCAACGCGGACCTGGAGCGGATGGTGGACACCTCCGACGAGTGGATCCTGACCCGCACCGGCATCCGCGAGCGCCGCATCGCCGCCGACTACGAAAGCACCTGCGACCTGGCGGAACGGGCCGCGCGCGAGGCCCTGGCGCGGGCCGGCGTGGCGCCCGAGACGCTGGATCTCATCATCGTGGCCACCACCACCCCGGATCTGGTTTTTCCCAGCACCGCCTGCCTGTTGCAGGCGCGTCTGGGCAACCGCAGCGCCCCGGCGTTCGACATCCAGGCAGTGTGCACCGGCTTCGTCTATGCCCTGGACGTGGCGGACAAGTATCTGCGCACCGGCGCGGCCAAGCGCGCCCTGGTGGTCGGGGCCGAGACCATGTCGCGCATTCTCGACTGGAGCGACCGCGGCACCTGCGTGCTCTTCGGCGACGGTGCCGGCGCGGTCGTGCTGGAGGCGGGGGAGGAGCCCGGCATCCTGTCCACCCACATCCATGCCGACGGCACCTACAGCGATCTGCTGATGGTGCCGGCCGGGGTGTCCCGCAACACGGAGCAGTGGCAGTCCGGCGGCGCCTGCCTCACCATGCAGGGCAATTCCGTATTCCGCATGGCCGTAAAGACGCTCGGCGAGATCGTGGACGAGACCCTGGCGGCCAACGCCATGCGCCGCGAGGACGTGGATTGGCTGGTGCCGCATCAGGCCAACATCCGCATCATCCAGGCCACGGCCGACAAGCTGGGCATGCCCATGGAACGCGTGGTGGTCACTGTGGACCGGCACGGCAACACCTCCGGCGCCAGCATTCCCTTGGCCTTGCACGAGGCCGTCAAGGACGGGCGGATCCAGGTGGGAGAAACGGTGCTGATGGAGGCTTTCGGCGGCGGTTTCACCTGGGGATCAGTCTTGCTTAAGTGGTCGTAA
- the rpmF gene encoding 50S ribosomal protein L32 → MAVPQSKTSPSRRGMRRAHDHLESKSLSVCANCGATKRPHHICPQCGHYKGRAVLDKSGAE, encoded by the coding sequence ATGGCCGTTCCACAGAGTAAGACTTCCCCGTCCCGCCGCGGCATGCGTCGTGCCCACGACCACCTGGAGAGCAAGAGCCTGTCCGTGTGCGCCAACTGCGGTGCCACCAAGCGTCCCCACCACATTTGCCCCCAGTGCGGCCACTACAAGGGCCGGGCTGTCCTGGACAAGAGCGGCGCGGAATAA